AACCGCCGCGTTCGGCGAGGTGCGGGACGGGCTCATGATGCTACCCATGAACGTCGACGAGGAGGCGTCCGTCAACGATGGCATTGCTTGGGTGCTGGAGCAGGGACCACGCCTCGACGCTGTCGTGAGCAACGCTGGCTGGTCGCTCGTCGGGCCGCTCGAAGAGACCACAGACGGCGAGCTGCAAGCCCAACTCAACACACACCTGCTCGGGCCGCACCGCCTCGTCCGCGCTGTCCTCCCTGCGATGCGGGCGCAGAACGCGGTGGGCGGGAAGCGTGCGCATCTCGTCTTCGTCGGCTCGATTGCCGGGCGGATCGGGTTGCCCTTCCAGGGGGCCTACTCGGCCAGCAAGTTTGCCCTGGCAGGCTGGGCTCAGTCCCTACGCCTCGAACTCGTCGCCTTCGACATCCGGGTTACGCTCGTCGAACCGGGCGACGTGCGAACGGGCTTTAGTAGTGCACGTCGGTTCACCCCGGCTCACAGCGACGACTCCCACTACCGCGAGGCCCTCACTCGTGCCCTCAATGTCACACTCGAAGGGGAGCGTACAGGCCCGCCGCCTTCCGTCGTTGCCGACGCCATAGCAGATGTACTTGCGACGTCATCGCCGCCGCCGCGACAGACGGTAGGTTGCCTCGCCGACCGGGTCAGCGCGTGGGCCGCAGACTTGCTCCCCGACCGACTTGCGGAGGCGCTCAAGCGCAAGTTCTTCGATGTGTGATAGGGAATAGACAGCGTGTGCTGGGAACGTCCATCGCATGCCACCAGGCACGCATCGTCACAGCTTGCCCACGAGTTGCCGCAGGCGCAGCTCCCACACCTTCCAGGCGGCCTCGCGGACGATGGCTTTGCTCATCTTGCTCTGGCCTTCCGTGCGCTCTGTGAACACGATAGGCACCTCGGCAATCTTGAAGCCCTGCCTCCACGCGCGGTAGGTGAGCTCGATCTGGAATGAGTAGCCGTTCGACTTGACCCGGTCGAGGTCAATCGCTTCAAGCACGCGGCGGTGGAAGCACTTAAAGCCCGCCGTCACGTCGAGGACGGGGAGGCCGGTGATCGCCCGCGTGTAGACGCCCGCGCCGTAGCTGAGCACGAGGCGCGAGAGCGGCCAGTTCATGATGCGAACGCCGCCGACGTAGCGGCTCCCGATGGCGACGTCAGCGCCGTCTTGAATAGCGGCAACGAGCTTCGGGAGGTCGTCCGGGTTGTGCGAGAAGTCGGCGTCCATCTCGCAGACGTGGTCGTAGCCGTGGGCGAGCGCGTAGCGAAAGCCGCGCACGTAGGCGGTGCCGAGCCCCAGCTTGCCCGTCCGTTCGACGAGATGCACGCGTCCAGGGTACGCCGCTTGCACGCGCCTGACGAGCGCCGCCGTCCCGTCTGGAGAGCCGTCGTCTACTACTAGAACGTCAAACGTCACGGGGCGGACGAGAGCCAGGCCAAAGTCGGCCACAGCCTTCGGCTTGAGTTCGCAGACGAACGTGAGCAGACGCTCGATGTTGTCCGCCTCGTTGTAGGTCGGGACCACGACTAGTGAACGCTCGCCCTTCACGTCAGGCGGGGTAGGCGATGCGGTGGGAACGGGCACAGGAGCAGACACAGCGCGTTGCGCGCAAGCAGGGCAAGAGCGAGCGAACTCCCAAAATAGGAAGTGAGTTACTTGGAGGCCTGGGCGCAGCCTGTGAAAACGTTCCCAGAAGCGGCTCGCCCTCGCAACAGGCCCTCGCCACCGTCTGGCGTACGGACATGAACGAAAGGGGCCGCCGCCGCCTCGTATATTTAGACTTCGCCCATAGCGAACATCTCGGACACGATTGCGTGAGTGTTCGACGGCGTCCGATGGCGCCACCCTTGTACCGGTTATCACCTAGCGCCGCTCCCTCAATGGCAGAGAAGAAGACGACCTCCACGGCAAAAAAGGCCACGGCGAGCAAGACCGCGGCGAGCAAGGCCACGGCGAGCAAGACCGCGGCCAAAAAGACCACGGCGAGCAAGACCACGGCCAAAAAGACCACGGCCAAGAAGACGACGCGCAAGCCAGCTCCTCGTAAAGCGCCCGCCAAACGGACCACTGCGCGGAAGGCCGCTGCCGAGAATCCGGTTCCCGGTGCCGTCGGCGGCGACGGGGCGCCGAGCCCCATCGAAGGACAGAGCCTCAACCTGGGGCATGCCGAAGCTATCAATGCGCCCGGAGATGCCGACTTCCGCTTCTACACGGAGGTCGACGCTTACACGCACGAAGAGCTGGGTCTCGACGTCGAGACGCTGCTTGACATGTACCGCAACATGCTGATGCAGCGCCGCTTCGAGGAGCGCGCAGCGCAGATGTACGGGCGGCAGAAGATCTCAGGCTTCCTCCACCTCTACATCGGCCAGGAAGCCGTCTCCACCGGCTCCGTCTGGGCCACGCGTCCTGACGACCCGATCATCACAGCCTACCGCGATCACGGCCTCGGCCTTGCGCGCGGTATGAGCGCCAACGCCTGCATGGCCGAACTCTTCGGTAAGGTCGACGGCTCGTCGCGCGGCAAGGGCGGCTCGATGCACTTCTTCGACGTCTCAAAGC
The Bacteroidota bacterium DNA segment above includes these coding regions:
- a CDS encoding SDR family oxidoreductase → MKKTVLVTGASSGIGLATAQRLARDGWQVFGTSRTAAFGEVRDGLMMLPMNVDEEASVNDGIAWVLEQGPRLDAVVSNAGWSLVGPLEETTDGELQAQLNTHLLGPHRLVRAVLPAMRAQNAVGGKRAHLVFVGSIAGRIGLPFQGAYSASKFALAGWAQSLRLELVAFDIRVTLVEPGDVRTGFSSARRFTPAHSDDSHYREALTRALNVTLEGERTGPPPSVVADAIADVLATSSPPPRQTVGCLADRVSAWAADLLPDRLAEALKRKFFDV
- a CDS encoding polyprenol monophosphomannose synthase, with the translated sequence MPVPTASPTPPDVKGERSLVVVPTYNEADNIERLLTFVCELKPKAVADFGLALVRPVTFDVLVVDDGSPDGTAALVRRVQAAYPGRVHLVERTGKLGLGTAYVRGFRYALAHGYDHVCEMDADFSHNPDDLPKLVAAIQDGADVAIGSRYVGGVRIMNWPLSRLVLSYGAGVYTRAITGLPVLDVTAGFKCFHRRVLEAIDLDRVKSNGYSFQIELTYRAWRQGFKIAEVPIVFTERTEGQSKMSKAIVREAAWKVWELRLRQLVGKL
- the pdhA gene encoding pyruvate dehydrogenase (acetyl-transferring) E1 component subunit alpha; its protein translation is MAEKKTTSTAKKATASKTAASKATASKTAAKKTTASKTTAKKTTAKKTTRKPAPRKAPAKRTTARKAAAENPVPGAVGGDGAPSPIEGQSLNLGHAEAINAPGDADFRFYTEVDAYTHEELGLDVETLLDMYRNMLMQRRFEERAAQMYGRQKISGFLHLYIGQEAVSTGSVWATRPDDPIITAYRDHGLGLARGMSANACMAELFGKVDGSSRGKGGSMHFFDVSKHFYGGHGIVGGQIPVGVGLAFACKYKETGGVSLTYFGDGAINQGSFHEAANLAALYELPALLICENNQYAMGTSVERSRGSVDLYKQGYPYDMAGVLINGMDVFTVYKAMKDITDEAREGKPFMVDMRTYRYRGHSMSDPQKYRTKEEMEAKKDEDPIVRLKAYMLEHKLAENDALDTIDDEVKQVVLGAVEFAENSPYPPVETMYEDVYVQDDYPFIS